In Halorhabdus rudnickae, the following proteins share a genomic window:
- the trpD gene encoding anthranilate phosphoribosyltransferase — protein MSTLQSHIERVTEGEDLTVEEAREASSAVFEDATEAQIGALLSALRAKGETEAEIAGFAQGMREAARTIDPDRDPLVDIVGTGGDDYDTINVSTTSAIVAAGAGVPIAKHGNYSVSSSSGSADVLAEVGVTVDAEPPAVEDAIESAGLGFMLAPVFHPAMKAVIGPRQELGMRTIFNILGPLTNPADADAQVLGVYDPDLVPLIARSLAHMPVEHALVVHGSGLDEITVHDETTVAEVDGESVEEYTLVPEDMGVGRHDIADVAGGSPEANADALRGIVRGEANGAKRDIILANAGAAIYVAGEADSIEEGVEVARQAIDSGAAGEKLAGLRGVVA, from the coding sequence ATGTCTACGCTACAGTCACACATCGAGCGCGTTACCGAGGGCGAGGACCTGACCGTCGAGGAGGCCAGAGAGGCATCGAGTGCCGTCTTCGAGGACGCCACGGAGGCCCAGATCGGCGCACTCTTGAGTGCGCTCCGGGCGAAAGGCGAGACCGAAGCCGAGATCGCGGGTTTCGCTCAGGGGATGCGGGAGGCCGCCCGAACGATCGATCCCGATCGCGACCCACTGGTCGACATCGTCGGGACCGGCGGCGACGACTACGACACGATCAACGTCTCGACGACGAGTGCTATTGTGGCTGCCGGGGCGGGCGTCCCAATCGCCAAGCACGGCAACTACTCCGTCTCGTCGTCATCCGGCAGCGCCGACGTCTTGGCGGAGGTCGGCGTCACCGTCGACGCTGAACCGCCGGCCGTCGAAGACGCCATCGAGAGCGCAGGGCTCGGGTTCATGCTCGCGCCGGTCTTCCACCCGGCGATGAAAGCCGTCATCGGTCCTCGACAGGAACTCGGGATGCGGACGATCTTCAACATACTCGGCCCACTGACGAACCCCGCCGACGCGGACGCACAGGTGCTTGGCGTCTACGACCCCGATCTGGTTCCACTGATCGCCCGCTCGCTCGCGCATATGCCCGTCGAACACGCGTTGGTCGTCCACGGGAGCGGTCTCGACGAGATCACCGTTCACGACGAGACCACCGTCGCCGAAGTCGACGGCGAGTCCGTCGAGGAGTACACGCTTGTCCCCGAGGACATGGGCGTCGGTCGGCACGATATTGCCGACGTGGCGGGTGGATCGCCCGAAGCAAACGCAGATGCCCTCCGCGGAATCGTCCGTGGCGAAGCCAACGGCGCGAAGCGAGACATCATCCTCGCGAACGCTGGCGCGGCGATCTACGTCGCTGGCGAGGCCGATTCGATCGAGGAGGGCGTCGAGGTCGCCCGCCAGGCCATCGACTCGGGAGCGGCCGGCGAGAAACTCGCCGGTCTCCGCGGCGTGGTCGCATGA
- a CDS encoding phosphoribosylanthranilate isomerase, with product MTRVKICGHTRIDDVRASVAAGVDAIGVISEVPVETPREVSHQRATDLLAAVPPLVSGVLVTMPGTVEAARDLIDATEPDVVQVHGTLGPTEIDALAATISQSVLVALDHDTDLDAYADAADGLVVDSLDEAGGGGTGRTHDWEQTAEVVESLDVPVLLAGGLTPENVADGVDTVRPFGVDTASGVECEGGIKDYDAVERFVERATESRVVA from the coding sequence ATGACGCGCGTGAAGATCTGTGGGCACACCCGGATCGACGATGTCCGGGCCAGCGTTGCGGCCGGCGTGGATGCGATCGGTGTAATCAGTGAGGTCCCAGTCGAAACGCCGCGAGAAGTCTCTCACCAGCGGGCCACCGATCTCCTGGCGGCGGTCCCGCCGCTCGTCTCGGGGGTGCTCGTAACGATGCCCGGGACTGTCGAGGCTGCCCGCGACCTGATTGACGCCACCGAACCGGACGTCGTCCAGGTTCACGGAACGCTCGGTCCCACCGAAATCGACGCACTCGCGGCAACGATCTCCCAGTCAGTCCTGGTCGCACTCGATCACGATACTGACCTCGACGCATATGCCGACGCCGCCGACGGACTCGTCGTCGACTCACTGGATGAGGCCGGCGGTGGGGGGACCGGCCGAACCCACGACTGGGAGCAAACGGCCGAGGTGGTCGAATCCCTCGACGTGCCGGTCTTGCTGGCCGGCGGACTCACCCCCGAGAACGTCGCTGATGGCGTCGACACCGTTCGACCGTTCGGTGTCGACACCGCAAGCGGCGTCGAGTGCGAGGGTGGCATCAAAGATTACGACGCCGTCGAACGATTTGTCGAGCGAGCCACGGAATCGCGGGTGGTCGCATGA